A single Lactuca sativa cultivar Salinas chromosome 8, Lsat_Salinas_v11, whole genome shotgun sequence DNA region contains:
- the LOC111896587 gene encoding uncharacterized protein LOC111896587 isoform X2: protein MASFFCSTRFLLLLSVLSAIPVAIIISLESATPSSHYYQFHSTGWFRESSKWDEVKRRFIVSFTDGGGLGVVNVPDDHNPNDNVVLEEIPVVKNTDAVGNGTCGLFIDRPRNRVVVAIADVFGNTYSAVAAYDMDSWKRLFFTQLSSSDGKSFADDVAVDAEGNAYVTDAKGTQIWKVGVDGELLSVIRSPLFHAKEWYKDIVTLNGIAYHPNGYLLVSHTMTGNLFKVEIKNNNKVTVVKVDGSLSIADGMELLAGGTKLVVAGANGVKLVESKDDWATASVIGRSPVLKHRIATAALVKDGKVYINHALGMGYPNKKHVLLQATFSSS from the exons ATGGCGTCCTTTTTTTGCTCCACCAGGTTTTTGTTGCTTCTTTCTGTCCTATCGGCGATCCCTGTAGCCATCATCATATCCCTGGAATCAGCTACTCCGAGCAGCCACTACTACCAGTTCCACAGCACCGGTTGGTTCAGAGAATCCAGCAAATGGGACGAAGTCAAACGTCGTTTCATCGTTTCCTTCACGGACGGCGGCGGTCTTGGCGTGGTCAATGTTCCTGATGATCATAACCCCAACGACAACGTCGTCCTTGAAGAGATCCCTGTCGTGAAAAATACCGACGCCGTTGGGAACGGGACCTGTGGCCTTTTCATTGACCGGCCGAGAAACCGGGTGGTGGTGGCCATCGCCGATGTTTTTGGAAACACTTACAGTGCTGTTGCGGCCTATGATATGGATTCATGGAAACGCTTGTTTTTCACTCAGCTCAGTTCCTCAG ATGGAAAAAGCTTTGCAGATGATGTAGCCGTTGATGCAGAAGGGAATGCATACGTAACAGATGCAAAAGGTACACAAATATGGAAAGTTGGGGTAGACGGGGAATTACTGTCGGTGATAAGGAGCCCACTATTTCATGCTAAAGAGTGGTACAAAGACATAGTGACCCTGAACGGGATCGCATACCACCCAAATGGCTACTTACTGGTGTCACACACCATGACCGGAAATCTGTTCAAGGTTGAAATAAAAAACAACAATAAAGTTACAGTGGTAAAGGTTGATGGTAGCTTGAGCATTGCGGATGGGATGGAACTTTTAGCCGGGGGAACTAAACTTGTTGTGGCAGGAGCCAACGGTGTGAAGTTGGTGGAGAGCAAGGATGACTGGGCAACAGCTTCCGTGATTGGAAGGTCACCTGTGCTTAAGCATCGGATTGCAACTGCTGCCCTTGTCAAGGATGGGAAGGTGTATATCAATCACGCACTTGGCATGGGTTACCCAAACAAGAAACACGTCCTTCTCCAAGCCActttttcttcttcttaa
- the LOC111896585 gene encoding histone-lysine N-methyltransferase EZA1 isoform X1, producing MMVSTSKSTDSSNTRNLRGEQFSGDLGFLTSRINQLKKQIEAERALLIKEKVEKNREKLRSDVSELLSLAMLRTDGSSKENNGEGKMLSSRIKNPLCLLTGQVSSDDNTNTTTQEAAISISAKLPPTDKIPPYTTWIFLDRNQRMADDQSVVGRRRIYYDQNGSEALICSDSEEEITELEEEKHEFSEAENRIMRTICQDYEPSEEVLQILTQHIGGNTSEIYEAYILLKTEEEEEVNRDVCTSTDHEHHRNISLDKSLSASLDSLDNLFCRRCLVFDCRLHGYSQSVIIPTERQYCPLESQENAKPCSDHCYLQFQTEKKHSDCVDVLSETHNRTSDQKIQTGADPGKRKVSNQTTTVLEESKDVTNEQQESSLKKQKRLLSIPDAVSMTIEDTRVCDEKSMEMDVTEDETTRKDEATSSGCVSADVMKDMSRGGVDLSNPVVNCEWKPLEKELYVKGLEIFGRNSCLITRNLLSGLKTCIEVANYMYEIGAETSLKACSMLNGNERVDANAKEQETGSRSRLLRRKGRAKKLKYSWKSAGHPSSIWRRIADGKNQSCKQYIPCGCKSMCGKECPCLDNATCCEKYCGCSKSCKNRFRGCHCAKSQCRSRQCPCFAAGRECDPDVCRNCWVSCGDGSVGEPQRRGEGHCGNMRLLLRQQQRILLAKSDVAGWGAFLKNSVNRNEYLGEYTGELISHREADKRGKIYDRANSSFLFDLNDQYVLDAYRKGDKLKFANHSSNPNCYAKQVMMVAGDHRVGIFARERIEAGEELFYDYRYGPDQAPAWARKPNASKPDDILVPQARAKKH from the exons ATGATGGTCTCCACCTCCAAATCCACCGATTCCTCTAATACCAGA AATTTGCGGGGAGAGCAATTTTCTGGTGATTTAGGATTCTTAACATCAAGGATAAAtcaactgaagaagcagattgaAGCAGAAAGGGCTCTTTTGATTAAA GAAAAAGTTGAGAAGAATAGAGAGAAGTTAAGAAGCGATGTTTCTGAGCTTCTGTCATTAGCTATGCTTAGAACCGATGGTTCTTCTAAGGAAAACAATGGAGAGGGTAAGATGCTTTCTTCAAGGATTAAAAATCCCCTTTGCCTTCTTACTGGCCAAGTATCAAGTGATGATAACACCAACACCACCACTCAAGAAGCAGCTATTTCCATAAGTGCTAAGCTACCACCTACAGATAAAATACCACCTTATACTACTTGGATATTTTTGGACAG AAATCAGAGAATGGCTGATGACCAGTCAGTTGTTGGGAGGCGACGTATCTACTATGACCAAAATGGAAGTGAAGCTCTCATCTGTAGTGACAGTGAGGAAGAGATTACTGAACTAGAGGAAGAGAAACACGAATTTTCTGAGGCAGAAAATCGCATCATGAG GACCATTTGTCAGGATTACGAGCCTAGTGAGGAAGTACTTCAAATCTTGACACAACATATCGGTGGAAATACTTCAGAAATCTAT GAGGCATATATCTTGCTGAagacagaagaagaagaagaagtaaacCGAGATGTGTGTACTTCTACAGACCATGAGCATCATAGGAACATATCTCTGGACAAAAGCCTTAGTGCTTCATTAGATTCTCTTGATAATCTCTTTTGTCGGCGATGTTTG GTATTTGATTGTCGTCTTCATGGCTACTCTCAGTCTGTTATTATTCCT ACTGAAAGACAGTATTGCCCTCTTGAGTCTCAAGAAAATGCAAAACCCTGCAGTGATCACTGTTACCTTCAG TTTCAAACTGAGAAGAAGCATTCAGATTGTGTGGATGTCTTAAGCGAGACACACAACAGAACCTCAGATCAGAAGATCCAGACTGGTGCTGATCCAG GGAAGCGCAAGGtatcaaaccaaacaactacAGTGTTAGAAGAATCAAAAGATGTGACTAACGAGCAACAAGAATCTTCTCTTAAAAAACAGAAAAGGTTGTTGTCAATACCTGATGCAGTTTCTATGACAATTGAAGATACTCGAGTTTGTGATGAAAAAAGCATGGAGATGGATGTTACCGAAGATGAAACAACCAGAAAGGATGAAGCAACTAGTTCTGGCTGTGTTTCAGCAGATGTGATGAAAGACATGAGTAGAGGAGGAGTCGATTTGTCAAATCCAGTAGTAAATTGTGAATGGAAACCTCTTGAGAAAGAACTATATGTGAAGGGATTAGAGATTTTTGGGAGAAACAG CTGCCTGATAACCAGAAACTTACTTTCTGGGTTGAAAACTTGCATAGAAGTAGCCAATTATATGTATGAGATTGGAGCAGAAACATCACTTAAGGCATGCTCTATGTTAAATGGCAATGAGAGAGTGGATGCAAATGCTAAG GAGCAAGAGACGGGGTCAAGGTCAAGGCTGCTTCGCAGAAAGGGTAGAGCAAAGAAACTAAAATATTCATGGAAGTCTGCTGGGCATCCCTCCTCAATCTGGAGACGAATTGCTGATGGAAAGAATCAGTCTTGCAAGCAATATATTCCATGTGGATGCAAATCTATGTGTGGGAAGGAATGCCCCTGTTTAGATAATGCTACTTGCTGTGAAAAATATTGTGG GTGTTCGAAAAGCTGCAAGAACAGGTTCAGGGGATGCCACTGTGCAAAGAGTCAATGCAGAAGCCGTCAATGCCCATGTTTTGCTGCTGGCCGTGAATGCGACCCGGATGTTTGCCGAAATTGCTGGGTCAG TTGTGGTGATGGCTCTGTAGGAGAGCCCCAAAGAAGAGGAGAAGGCCACTGTGGTAATATGAGGCTCCTTCTCAGGCAGCAGCAAAGG ATTCTGTTGGCTAAATCGGATGTTGCTGGTTGGGGAGCATTTCTGAAG AATTCTGTGAACAGAAATGAGTATCTTGGAGAGTACACTGGTGAATTGATCTCACACCGTGAAGCAGATAAGCGAGGCAAAATATACGACCGTGCAAACTCCTCttttctttttgatttgaatGATCAG TATGTGCTTGATGCTTACCGCAAGGGAGACAAATTGAAATTTGCCAACCACTCGTCAAATCCCAACTGTTATGCAAAG CAGGTGATGATGGTGGCAGGGGATCATCGGGTTGGCATATTTGCTCGAGAGCGTATAGAGGCTGGTGAAGAACTGTTCTATGACTACCGTTATGGGCCTGATCAAGCACCTGCATGGGCTCGCAAGCCCAATGCTTCTAAACCAGATGACATTTTAGTCCCTCAAGCTCGAGCTAAGAAGCACTAA
- the LOC111896585 gene encoding histone-lysine N-methyltransferase EZA1 isoform X2, whose product MMVSTSKSTDSSNTRNLRGEQFSGDLGFLTSRINQLKKQIEAERALLIKEKVEKNREKLRSDVSELLSLAMLRTDGSSKENNGEGKMLSSRIKNPLCLLTGQVSSDDNTNTTTQEAAISISAKLPPTDKIPPYTTWIFLDRNQRMADDQSVVGRRRIYYDQNGSEALICSDSEEEITELEEEKHEFSEAENRIMRTICQDYEPSEEVLQILTQHIGGNTSEIYEAYILLKTEEEEEVNRDVCTSTDHEHHRNISLDKSLSASLDSLDNLFCRRCLVFDCRLHGYSQSVIIPTERQYCPLESQENAKPCSDHCYLQFQTEKKHSDCVDVLSETHNRTSDQKIQTGADPGKRKVSNQTTTVLEESKDVTNEQQESSLKKQKRLLSIPDAVSMTIEDTRVCDEKSMEMDVTEDETTRKDEATSSGCVSADVMKDMSRGGVDLSNPVVNCEWKPLEKELYVKGLEIFGRNSCLITRNLLSGLKTCIEVANYMYEIGAETSLKACSMLNGNERVDANAKEQETGSRSRLLRRKGRAKKLKYSWKSAGHPSSIWRRIADGKNQSCKQYIPCGCKSMCGKECPCLDNATCCEKYCGCSKSCKNRFRGCHCAKSQCRSRQCPCFAAGRECDPDVCRNCWVSCGDGSVGEPQRRGEGHCGNMRLLLRQQQRILLAKSDVAGWGAFLKNSVNRNEYLGEYTGELISHREADKRGKIYDRANSSFLFDLNDQYVLDAYRKGDKLKFANHSSNPNCYAKVMMVAGDHRVGIFARERIEAGEELFYDYRYGPDQAPAWARKPNASKPDDILVPQARAKKH is encoded by the exons ATGATGGTCTCCACCTCCAAATCCACCGATTCCTCTAATACCAGA AATTTGCGGGGAGAGCAATTTTCTGGTGATTTAGGATTCTTAACATCAAGGATAAAtcaactgaagaagcagattgaAGCAGAAAGGGCTCTTTTGATTAAA GAAAAAGTTGAGAAGAATAGAGAGAAGTTAAGAAGCGATGTTTCTGAGCTTCTGTCATTAGCTATGCTTAGAACCGATGGTTCTTCTAAGGAAAACAATGGAGAGGGTAAGATGCTTTCTTCAAGGATTAAAAATCCCCTTTGCCTTCTTACTGGCCAAGTATCAAGTGATGATAACACCAACACCACCACTCAAGAAGCAGCTATTTCCATAAGTGCTAAGCTACCACCTACAGATAAAATACCACCTTATACTACTTGGATATTTTTGGACAG AAATCAGAGAATGGCTGATGACCAGTCAGTTGTTGGGAGGCGACGTATCTACTATGACCAAAATGGAAGTGAAGCTCTCATCTGTAGTGACAGTGAGGAAGAGATTACTGAACTAGAGGAAGAGAAACACGAATTTTCTGAGGCAGAAAATCGCATCATGAG GACCATTTGTCAGGATTACGAGCCTAGTGAGGAAGTACTTCAAATCTTGACACAACATATCGGTGGAAATACTTCAGAAATCTAT GAGGCATATATCTTGCTGAagacagaagaagaagaagaagtaaacCGAGATGTGTGTACTTCTACAGACCATGAGCATCATAGGAACATATCTCTGGACAAAAGCCTTAGTGCTTCATTAGATTCTCTTGATAATCTCTTTTGTCGGCGATGTTTG GTATTTGATTGTCGTCTTCATGGCTACTCTCAGTCTGTTATTATTCCT ACTGAAAGACAGTATTGCCCTCTTGAGTCTCAAGAAAATGCAAAACCCTGCAGTGATCACTGTTACCTTCAG TTTCAAACTGAGAAGAAGCATTCAGATTGTGTGGATGTCTTAAGCGAGACACACAACAGAACCTCAGATCAGAAGATCCAGACTGGTGCTGATCCAG GGAAGCGCAAGGtatcaaaccaaacaactacAGTGTTAGAAGAATCAAAAGATGTGACTAACGAGCAACAAGAATCTTCTCTTAAAAAACAGAAAAGGTTGTTGTCAATACCTGATGCAGTTTCTATGACAATTGAAGATACTCGAGTTTGTGATGAAAAAAGCATGGAGATGGATGTTACCGAAGATGAAACAACCAGAAAGGATGAAGCAACTAGTTCTGGCTGTGTTTCAGCAGATGTGATGAAAGACATGAGTAGAGGAGGAGTCGATTTGTCAAATCCAGTAGTAAATTGTGAATGGAAACCTCTTGAGAAAGAACTATATGTGAAGGGATTAGAGATTTTTGGGAGAAACAG CTGCCTGATAACCAGAAACTTACTTTCTGGGTTGAAAACTTGCATAGAAGTAGCCAATTATATGTATGAGATTGGAGCAGAAACATCACTTAAGGCATGCTCTATGTTAAATGGCAATGAGAGAGTGGATGCAAATGCTAAG GAGCAAGAGACGGGGTCAAGGTCAAGGCTGCTTCGCAGAAAGGGTAGAGCAAAGAAACTAAAATATTCATGGAAGTCTGCTGGGCATCCCTCCTCAATCTGGAGACGAATTGCTGATGGAAAGAATCAGTCTTGCAAGCAATATATTCCATGTGGATGCAAATCTATGTGTGGGAAGGAATGCCCCTGTTTAGATAATGCTACTTGCTGTGAAAAATATTGTGG GTGTTCGAAAAGCTGCAAGAACAGGTTCAGGGGATGCCACTGTGCAAAGAGTCAATGCAGAAGCCGTCAATGCCCATGTTTTGCTGCTGGCCGTGAATGCGACCCGGATGTTTGCCGAAATTGCTGGGTCAG TTGTGGTGATGGCTCTGTAGGAGAGCCCCAAAGAAGAGGAGAAGGCCACTGTGGTAATATGAGGCTCCTTCTCAGGCAGCAGCAAAGG ATTCTGTTGGCTAAATCGGATGTTGCTGGTTGGGGAGCATTTCTGAAG AATTCTGTGAACAGAAATGAGTATCTTGGAGAGTACACTGGTGAATTGATCTCACACCGTGAAGCAGATAAGCGAGGCAAAATATACGACCGTGCAAACTCCTCttttctttttgatttgaatGATCAG TATGTGCTTGATGCTTACCGCAAGGGAGACAAATTGAAATTTGCCAACCACTCGTCAAATCCCAACTGTTATGCAAAG GTGATGATGGTGGCAGGGGATCATCGGGTTGGCATATTTGCTCGAGAGCGTATAGAGGCTGGTGAAGAACTGTTCTATGACTACCGTTATGGGCCTGATCAAGCACCTGCATGGGCTCGCAAGCCCAATGCTTCTAAACCAGATGACATTTTAGTCCCTCAAGCTCGAGCTAAGAAGCACTAA
- the LOC111896585 gene encoding histone-lysine N-methyltransferase EZA1 isoform X3: MLRTDGSSKENNGEGKMLSSRIKNPLCLLTGQVSSDDNTNTTTQEAAISISAKLPPTDKIPPYTTWIFLDRNQRMADDQSVVGRRRIYYDQNGSEALICSDSEEEITELEEEKHEFSEAENRIMRTICQDYEPSEEVLQILTQHIGGNTSEIYEAYILLKTEEEEEVNRDVCTSTDHEHHRNISLDKSLSASLDSLDNLFCRRCLVFDCRLHGYSQSVIIPTERQYCPLESQENAKPCSDHCYLQFQTEKKHSDCVDVLSETHNRTSDQKIQTGADPGKRKVSNQTTTVLEESKDVTNEQQESSLKKQKRLLSIPDAVSMTIEDTRVCDEKSMEMDVTEDETTRKDEATSSGCVSADVMKDMSRGGVDLSNPVVNCEWKPLEKELYVKGLEIFGRNSCLITRNLLSGLKTCIEVANYMYEIGAETSLKACSMLNGNERVDANAKEQETGSRSRLLRRKGRAKKLKYSWKSAGHPSSIWRRIADGKNQSCKQYIPCGCKSMCGKECPCLDNATCCEKYCGCSKSCKNRFRGCHCAKSQCRSRQCPCFAAGRECDPDVCRNCWVSCGDGSVGEPQRRGEGHCGNMRLLLRQQQRILLAKSDVAGWGAFLKNSVNRNEYLGEYTGELISHREADKRGKIYDRANSSFLFDLNDQYVLDAYRKGDKLKFANHSSNPNCYAKQVMMVAGDHRVGIFARERIEAGEELFYDYRYGPDQAPAWARKPNASKPDDILVPQARAKKH; encoded by the exons ATGCTTAGAACCGATGGTTCTTCTAAGGAAAACAATGGAGAGGGTAAGATGCTTTCTTCAAGGATTAAAAATCCCCTTTGCCTTCTTACTGGCCAAGTATCAAGTGATGATAACACCAACACCACCACTCAAGAAGCAGCTATTTCCATAAGTGCTAAGCTACCACCTACAGATAAAATACCACCTTATACTACTTGGATATTTTTGGACAG AAATCAGAGAATGGCTGATGACCAGTCAGTTGTTGGGAGGCGACGTATCTACTATGACCAAAATGGAAGTGAAGCTCTCATCTGTAGTGACAGTGAGGAAGAGATTACTGAACTAGAGGAAGAGAAACACGAATTTTCTGAGGCAGAAAATCGCATCATGAG GACCATTTGTCAGGATTACGAGCCTAGTGAGGAAGTACTTCAAATCTTGACACAACATATCGGTGGAAATACTTCAGAAATCTAT GAGGCATATATCTTGCTGAagacagaagaagaagaagaagtaaacCGAGATGTGTGTACTTCTACAGACCATGAGCATCATAGGAACATATCTCTGGACAAAAGCCTTAGTGCTTCATTAGATTCTCTTGATAATCTCTTTTGTCGGCGATGTTTG GTATTTGATTGTCGTCTTCATGGCTACTCTCAGTCTGTTATTATTCCT ACTGAAAGACAGTATTGCCCTCTTGAGTCTCAAGAAAATGCAAAACCCTGCAGTGATCACTGTTACCTTCAG TTTCAAACTGAGAAGAAGCATTCAGATTGTGTGGATGTCTTAAGCGAGACACACAACAGAACCTCAGATCAGAAGATCCAGACTGGTGCTGATCCAG GGAAGCGCAAGGtatcaaaccaaacaactacAGTGTTAGAAGAATCAAAAGATGTGACTAACGAGCAACAAGAATCTTCTCTTAAAAAACAGAAAAGGTTGTTGTCAATACCTGATGCAGTTTCTATGACAATTGAAGATACTCGAGTTTGTGATGAAAAAAGCATGGAGATGGATGTTACCGAAGATGAAACAACCAGAAAGGATGAAGCAACTAGTTCTGGCTGTGTTTCAGCAGATGTGATGAAAGACATGAGTAGAGGAGGAGTCGATTTGTCAAATCCAGTAGTAAATTGTGAATGGAAACCTCTTGAGAAAGAACTATATGTGAAGGGATTAGAGATTTTTGGGAGAAACAG CTGCCTGATAACCAGAAACTTACTTTCTGGGTTGAAAACTTGCATAGAAGTAGCCAATTATATGTATGAGATTGGAGCAGAAACATCACTTAAGGCATGCTCTATGTTAAATGGCAATGAGAGAGTGGATGCAAATGCTAAG GAGCAAGAGACGGGGTCAAGGTCAAGGCTGCTTCGCAGAAAGGGTAGAGCAAAGAAACTAAAATATTCATGGAAGTCTGCTGGGCATCCCTCCTCAATCTGGAGACGAATTGCTGATGGAAAGAATCAGTCTTGCAAGCAATATATTCCATGTGGATGCAAATCTATGTGTGGGAAGGAATGCCCCTGTTTAGATAATGCTACTTGCTGTGAAAAATATTGTGG GTGTTCGAAAAGCTGCAAGAACAGGTTCAGGGGATGCCACTGTGCAAAGAGTCAATGCAGAAGCCGTCAATGCCCATGTTTTGCTGCTGGCCGTGAATGCGACCCGGATGTTTGCCGAAATTGCTGGGTCAG TTGTGGTGATGGCTCTGTAGGAGAGCCCCAAAGAAGAGGAGAAGGCCACTGTGGTAATATGAGGCTCCTTCTCAGGCAGCAGCAAAGG ATTCTGTTGGCTAAATCGGATGTTGCTGGTTGGGGAGCATTTCTGAAG AATTCTGTGAACAGAAATGAGTATCTTGGAGAGTACACTGGTGAATTGATCTCACACCGTGAAGCAGATAAGCGAGGCAAAATATACGACCGTGCAAACTCCTCttttctttttgatttgaatGATCAG TATGTGCTTGATGCTTACCGCAAGGGAGACAAATTGAAATTTGCCAACCACTCGTCAAATCCCAACTGTTATGCAAAG CAGGTGATGATGGTGGCAGGGGATCATCGGGTTGGCATATTTGCTCGAGAGCGTATAGAGGCTGGTGAAGAACTGTTCTATGACTACCGTTATGGGCCTGATCAAGCACCTGCATGGGCTCGCAAGCCCAATGCTTCTAAACCAGATGACATTTTAGTCCCTCAAGCTCGAGCTAAGAAGCACTAA
- the LOC111896587 gene encoding uncharacterized protein LOC111896587 isoform X1 — protein MASFFCSTRFLLLLSVLSAIPVAIIISLESATPSSHYYQFHSTGWFRESSKWDEVKRRFIVSFTDGGGLGVVNVPDDHNPNDNVVLEEIPVVKNTDAVGNGTCGLFIDRPRNRVVVAIADVFGNTYSAVAAYDMDSWKRLFFTQLSSSADGKSFADDVAVDAEGNAYVTDAKGTQIWKVGVDGELLSVIRSPLFHAKEWYKDIVTLNGIAYHPNGYLLVSHTMTGNLFKVEIKNNNKVTVVKVDGSLSIADGMELLAGGTKLVVAGANGVKLVESKDDWATASVIGRSPVLKHRIATAALVKDGKVYINHALGMGYPNKKHVLLQATFSSS, from the exons ATGGCGTCCTTTTTTTGCTCCACCAGGTTTTTGTTGCTTCTTTCTGTCCTATCGGCGATCCCTGTAGCCATCATCATATCCCTGGAATCAGCTACTCCGAGCAGCCACTACTACCAGTTCCACAGCACCGGTTGGTTCAGAGAATCCAGCAAATGGGACGAAGTCAAACGTCGTTTCATCGTTTCCTTCACGGACGGCGGCGGTCTTGGCGTGGTCAATGTTCCTGATGATCATAACCCCAACGACAACGTCGTCCTTGAAGAGATCCCTGTCGTGAAAAATACCGACGCCGTTGGGAACGGGACCTGTGGCCTTTTCATTGACCGGCCGAGAAACCGGGTGGTGGTGGCCATCGCCGATGTTTTTGGAAACACTTACAGTGCTGTTGCGGCCTATGATATGGATTCATGGAAACGCTTGTTTTTCACTCAGCTCAGTTCCTCAG CAGATGGAAAAAGCTTTGCAGATGATGTAGCCGTTGATGCAGAAGGGAATGCATACGTAACAGATGCAAAAGGTACACAAATATGGAAAGTTGGGGTAGACGGGGAATTACTGTCGGTGATAAGGAGCCCACTATTTCATGCTAAAGAGTGGTACAAAGACATAGTGACCCTGAACGGGATCGCATACCACCCAAATGGCTACTTACTGGTGTCACACACCATGACCGGAAATCTGTTCAAGGTTGAAATAAAAAACAACAATAAAGTTACAGTGGTAAAGGTTGATGGTAGCTTGAGCATTGCGGATGGGATGGAACTTTTAGCCGGGGGAACTAAACTTGTTGTGGCAGGAGCCAACGGTGTGAAGTTGGTGGAGAGCAAGGATGACTGGGCAACAGCTTCCGTGATTGGAAGGTCACCTGTGCTTAAGCATCGGATTGCAACTGCTGCCCTTGTCAAGGATGGGAAGGTGTATATCAATCACGCACTTGGCATGGGTTACCCAAACAAGAAACACGTCCTTCTCCAAGCCActttttcttcttcttaa